The genomic region CAGCTGCGGATCAAACCACCCTGGAAGCTGCGGGCGCAATATCATCCTGGTTCGGCGCACAAGCCGGCTCTCGCGAAGCGATGTTCCCGAGCAGCTTCAACGAGCTACCGAAACAAGGCAATGCCATTGTTCTGGTCAATGGTAGTAACGCTCCGATACTGAGCGACTTGAAGGTACCCCACCCCAAAAACGCGACCCTGTCACTGATCACCAATCCAAACGATCCGTACGGCAAGTTACTGATCATCGCCGGGCGCAATGCTGAGGAGCTCAAGCGCGCAACGATGGCATTGGTCATCGGCAGTCAGACCTTGTCTGGCAATCGCGCCACTATCGCTCACCTTGATCCTGCACCCTCGCGTCAGCCGTTTGATGCGCCCAACTGGATACCTAGCGACCGCCCGGTCAGACTCGACGAATTGGTTAATCCGAAGATGCTCAAAGCCTCGGCCCATAATCAAGGGAGCATTGATGTTGCACTGCGCCGTGCGCCAGACCTGTTCGGCTGGCGTCAAAGCGGTGTGCCGCTCAACTTGAAATATCGCTACTCGGCACCGTCGATCCCGCGCAATGCGTCAATAAACGTGAGCCTTAACGACACCTATATAACCTCAGTCCCCATTACACCAAATATCGAAATGGGCATTCTCGATCACCTGTATGCCTTGCTGAAAAACAACAAAAACCAGACCGTAAATAGCCACATCCTCCTACCCCTGGATGCCATTCCAACGCACTCGAGTCTTAAACTGCATTTCTCGTGTGACGATCTCATCCAGATTGAGTGCCGGAACTTCACTTTCGATAACGCACAAGCTGCAGTCGAGCCGGACTCAACCCTTGACTTCAGCCACTACGAACACTTTATTGCAATGCCCGACCTGGGTGTATTCAAGGGCAGCGGCTTTCCCTTCACCCAAATGGCCGACCTGTCCGAGAGCGCGATTGTCCTGCCCGACAAGTTCGGGACAGCGGAAGTCAGTGCGTACCTGAACGTACTCGGTCACTTTGGCAGAATCACAGGATATCCCGCACTTGCCGTGACAGTGGTTCAAGCACAGCAGATCGACAAGCTATACGACAAGGACCTGCTGATACTCGCCTCCGGTGCCAACCAACCTTTGCTTGAGCATTGGGCCGACCTGCTGCCGAGCGACCAGGTGCAGACTGCGCCACAATTTGAGTTCTCCAGCTTACTCTCAACCCTGCGCAACTGGATCAACTTTCGCTCCACCCGCTATATCAACCTTGAGCACCTCGAAACGGACGGTTGTACTTACCTGAGCGGATTCGAGTCGCCGCTTAGCCGCGGGCGCAGTGCTGTCGTTATCTCCGGGTGCCATCAAGACGCCCTGGCCGAGGCAACAGCAACGCTGATTACCGGCGAGCTCAATGATCAGTCTATCCAAGGCAGCCTGGTGGCAATCAAAGAAAGGCACGCTCAGGTAATGGCGACAAAACAAACCTACTACGCAGGGCACCTGCCGCCTTTCAAGCTCGCACAACGGTTTCTTTCACTGCATCTGGGCTGGCTGCTGCTGATTACCACCCTCGCCACTCTGCTGTTCAGCGTATTGACTTATTTGTCGTTAAGCGCCCGTGCCCAACAGCGTCTTGGCAACTGACCGGAATCAACCTCCATGAACACACTTCATCTGCCTGGCGATAGACCTCGGCGAACACTTGGAAGACAGATCCCGAGTCTTTTGCTACTTACAATGCTGACCTCTTTAACAGCGTTCGCGAGCGCCTGCGATCAAACCGCATGGCCGCTCTGGACGCAATATTCCCAGCAGTTCATTCAGGCCGATGGCCGGGTCTTGAACTCCAGCCTGAAAGCGCAGCACAGCACTTCGGAAGGACAGTCCTATGCAATGTTCTTCGCCCTGGTCGCCAACGACCAGCCCCTGTTCGACAAGTTATGGCGATGGACGATATCCAACATGGCCTCGGGACAGATTGACAAGCACCTTCCCGGCTGGCTTTGGGGACAAGGCGACGATCACAAATGGGCTATACAGGATGCAAACTCGGCAACCGATGCCGATCTCTGGTTCGCCTACGTGCTGCTTGAGGCCGCCCGACTGTGGCATCGCCCCGACTACCAGAGTGATGCCGAACACTTGCTCGCCAATATCGCATCGCACCAGACCGTGACACTCCCGGGGTTTGGAAGAATGCTGCTGCCCGGACCCGAGGGGTTCATTATGAGTGATCATCTCTGGCGGCTGAACCCAAGCTATTTGCCCATCCCTGTCCTCCGACGCCTGACAAAGGAGGCACCTGCCGGCCCGTGGAAGGAAATCACCGAGAATACCGCCCGGTTATTGCACGAGGTCAGCCACAACGGTTTTATCGCTGATTGGGTCGGCTACCGTGGCACCGCGGCCAAAAAGGGACTGTTTGTAACCGATCCTGTCGCAGGACCGCTCGGTAGCTACGACGCCATACGTGTCTACTTATGGGCCGGCATGACCGCCAAAACCGACCCACTGGCCGCCCCCATTCTGGCCAGCCTCAACGGTATGGCGATGGCGACCGCCTCAACCGGTGTCCCTCCTGAAAAGGTTCAAGTGAGCAACGGCAGTACGCAAGGTGTCGGCCCGTTCGGTTTTTCTGCCGCACTCATCCCCTACTTTCAAGCCAAGGGCCAGCCATGGCTGGCTGAACTGCAACAACACAGGGTCGAGCAGTCCCTGGAACAAGCCCAGGACCCGCTCAATAAGCAGACAGCGCAGCTGCGTTACTACGACTACATGCTCAGCCTGTTCGCCCTGGGATGGACGGAAAACCGCTATCAATTCCTCGACGACGGCACACTACAGCTGCCTTGGGAGAATGCATGCTCGCCCGCCTCAACACACTAGGCATCGGGTTACTCGTTGCAATGGTGCATCTCGACGGCCAGGCCGAAAATAGCGATGTGGCGGCCTTGCTCATTGAGCAAGGGTACTACTGGCAGGAGCATGAAGACTCCCGACGAGCCGCGCAGACCTGGACAAAACTCCTGCGCCTTGCTCCTGGACAAGCTGACGCCTTGTACGGCCTCGGCGTAGCAGAGATTCACCAGAAACAGCTGGAAAAAGCACGCCAGTATCTATCAAAGTTAAAGACCGTCCACTCACAACTGGCGCTCCAGCTTGAGCAAGACATTGACCTGGCCAATGACGCTAGCC from Pseudomonas sp. GGS8 harbors:
- the bcsB gene encoding cellulose biosynthesis cyclic di-GMP-binding regulatory protein BcsB; protein product: MTRKYFARNERHFSRDALTALALSVLCLGASFPAFAATQTATSQIANTGYHLPLNQPGNAHWVNLNRATPSDTMRFNIRADEVVSQARLTLHYSYSSAGVGTPPQINVLMNNQVVTSLPLAGDSSRNQHTQVIDLPAQFITDYNQLTLQLIEHDIPQSDPSQPTHLWARIINTSYLDLNVMPITLPDDLAILPEPFFDRRDTRRLVLPFVFATAADQTTLEAAGAISSWFGAQAGSREAMFPSSFNELPKQGNAIVLVNGSNAPILSDLKVPHPKNATLSLITNPNDPYGKLLIIAGRNAEELKRATMALVIGSQTLSGNRATIAHLDPAPSRQPFDAPNWIPSDRPVRLDELVNPKMLKASAHNQGSIDVALRRAPDLFGWRQSGVPLNLKYRYSAPSIPRNASINVSLNDTYITSVPITPNIEMGILDHLYALLKNNKNQTVNSHILLPLDAIPTHSSLKLHFSCDDLIQIECRNFTFDNAQAAVEPDSTLDFSHYEHFIAMPDLGVFKGSGFPFTQMADLSESAIVLPDKFGTAEVSAYLNVLGHFGRITGYPALAVTVVQAQQIDKLYDKDLLILASGANQPLLEHWADLLPSDQVQTAPQFEFSSLLSTLRNWINFRSTRYINLEHLETDGCTYLSGFESPLSRGRSAVVISGCHQDALAEATATLITGELNDQSIQGSLVAIKERHAQVMATKQTYYAGHLPPFKLAQRFLSLHLGWLLLITTLATLLFSVLTYLSLSARAQQRLGN
- the bcsZ gene encoding cellulose synthase complex periplasmic endoglucanase BcsZ, which encodes MLTSLTAFASACDQTAWPLWTQYSQQFIQADGRVLNSSLKAQHSTSEGQSYAMFFALVANDQPLFDKLWRWTISNMASGQIDKHLPGWLWGQGDDHKWAIQDANSATDADLWFAYVLLEAARLWHRPDYQSDAEHLLANIASHQTVTLPGFGRMLLPGPEGFIMSDHLWRLNPSYLPIPVLRRLTKEAPAGPWKEITENTARLLHEVSHNGFIADWVGYRGTAAKKGLFVTDPVAGPLGSYDAIRVYLWAGMTAKTDPLAAPILASLNGMAMATASTGVPPEKVQVSNGSTQGVGPFGFSAALIPYFQAKGQPWLAELQQHRVEQSLEQAQDPLNKQTAQLRYYDYMLSLFALGWTENRYQFLDDGTLQLPWENACSPASTH